From Butyricimonas paravirosa, one genomic window encodes:
- a CDS encoding FecR family protein yields the protein MEDEIYGTIAKVVAGETLSDEERQDLKVWREEHEREYQLLVRLEEPVRFIRERGGIVREVAYKRVARRLERGKQRKIRWYTYISAVAGVLLVIGIALTWWGLPFGEKGTMEQPFRPGNGQVMLTLKHGEVVPLKRDVKEVIVADTTLRVTNEGNTLVYSVMQGEVREDIYNVLTVPVGGEFRVILSDGTMVFLNSGSELRYPEAFRDGQREVFLKGEAWFEVAKDSVRPFRVHAGEMDVRVLGTSFNVKAYERMESIAMTLVTGSVEITCNDESFRIVPGEQFEYRKGLKLTSVREVDTELYTSWKDGYYKFRQASLEEIMTTLSVWYGLEVFYQNEEAKRLEFTGKVKRYEDVGNLLRKFEQTENVVFNRKGNNVIIQLK from the coding sequence ATGGAAGATGAAATTTATGGAACTATAGCCAAAGTGGTCGCCGGGGAGACGCTATCGGACGAAGAGCGACAAGATTTGAAGGTTTGGAGGGAGGAACACGAGAGGGAGTATCAGTTGTTGGTCCGGTTGGAAGAACCCGTGCGATTTATTCGGGAACGAGGGGGAATTGTTCGGGAAGTCGCCTATAAACGGGTAGCAAGGCGGCTTGAACGAGGTAAACAAAGGAAGATCAGATGGTACACGTATATTTCCGCGGTTGCGGGAGTGTTGCTGGTGATAGGAATTGCCTTGACGTGGTGGGGGCTACCGTTTGGAGAGAAGGGGACGATGGAGCAACCGTTCAGACCGGGGAACGGGCAGGTAATGCTTACATTGAAACATGGGGAAGTGGTTCCGTTGAAAAGGGATGTGAAGGAAGTGATCGTGGCTGATACCACGTTGCGTGTGACTAACGAGGGTAATACTCTCGTGTATTCCGTGATGCAAGGTGAGGTGCGGGAAGATATTTACAACGTGTTGACAGTTCCGGTCGGTGGGGAATTTCGGGTTATTCTATCCGATGGAACAATGGTGTTTTTGAATTCCGGTTCGGAGTTACGTTACCCGGAAGCTTTTCGTGACGGGCAGAGGGAAGTCTTTTTAAAGGGCGAGGCTTGGTTTGAAGTGGCGAAAGATAGCGTGCGTCCTTTTAGGGTACACGCGGGAGAAATGGACGTTCGGGTACTGGGAACGTCTTTTAACGTGAAAGCGTACGAGCGGATGGAGTCGATAGCCATGACGCTCGTGACGGGGAGTGTTGAAATCACGTGTAATGATGAATCATTCCGGATTGTTCCGGGTGAGCAATTCGAATACCGTAAAGGGCTAAAATTGACAAGTGTTAGGGAAGTCGATACCGAGTTATACACTTCGTGGAAAGACGGGTACTATAAATTCAGGCAAGCCTCGTTGGAAGAGATTATGACAACTCTTTCCGTGTGGTATGGTTTGGAGGTCTTTTACCAGAATGAGGAGGCGAAGCGGCTGGAGTTTACGGGAAAAGTGAAACGGTACGAGGATGTCGGGAATTTACTTCGAAAATTTGAACAGACGGAGAACGTGGTATTTAATCGAAAAGGAAATAACGTTATTATTCAGTTGAAATAA